The genomic region GGGGTTGGAGGGCTTTTTAGCTTTTGCATAACGACCACTTGGGATTCCAAAGATCCAAAACAATGATTATGATTTGAGATGGAATTGACGACCCACCTAAAGACTAAAGGGGGCAAAATGTAATGACCCCTCATCCCTCAAAtcctaattttatttatataaaattttatttatttatttatttatttattttccattattttttggGGGGGGCAATGAGACCCCACACGGCTTAACCAAAAGGGTTGGCAACCATGATTTTCCACTGGCTCCCACCCGACAGGTATTAGCCGTTGGGGACCCCACTTTGGTAGAACTTGATcatctcattttcaaagaaaactCAAAAATCTAGGTATTTATAGGTATATTCCACCCCCTTCTTGATGTAACCCCCCCTTTTGTTTTCTACTTgtgataataaaaattaaaaaaattgggttTTTTCTTCCAAGTTATCTCTTAAGGGATAACACTCAAAAATTGGGTGTTTTTTGCTATCACATACTATcaaattgatttgatttgccaAAAATTCTATAGGTGATATGTTAAATCTTGGGTATTTGCCATCATATCTTCATAACCCCAGTATCACTTACTATatttttactatatatttGCTGCCGGGAACAAAATCTAGTGTCACATGCAAACAGCATAGAAGCAACAAGGTTATGTCAACTAGATTTGGTAGTTGAGGCTAATCAGCAAATAAAGCCGTATTCTTTTTGATAATGAGACGACCACATTTAGTTTATCGATGATATATAGATATAGGTATCATAAATTAACGGTGCATGAAATATAAACTCAatgtaataatataataaaaacctagttttttatttacatttacCTGAATTTAGGTCTAGAATTTTAGGGTTTTCTTTTGTTACACAAGAAAGGGTTGGTCAAAGGAATATCTATACATGTAACCTTTTGTTACCTGGATGATTAACAACAAAGTGACAGTCAAAGGAATATGGGGGGTATATTAACAAGTTGCAACATCTACCTTTTGGTAGGATTGATTTCCTTAACCGTCCTAAAAGAAATTCGTTAACCCCTTTGATGAGTTcattataactttatataGTCACTTTGATGTAGTGAATTGCACGTTTACTTTACTTTGCAAACTACATGCTTAGTTACCACCACAAATGGTGGTGAAATCCACTTCCCCCAATAGTTGGCCATGTCCTCATTAAGcattaaaaatgcttaaaaaattGCTATTGATTGTCAAACTAATTCGGATTTGGCCGACCAAAGTCTCCACTAAACTATCAGTTTGATTGGATAAAACCcatgtttgttttctttctataATTTTGGATATTTAGGCAAGCAAATGAGGGGGGGGAGGGATGCCTTTGTAGCCTTGTTTAGGGTTCAAACTCATTTCTTAAACCCACTTCTTTTCCCACCATTAGAATTGTTGCTGTCTATGTTGCCAACCAGATCATGGTTTAGGCACTACAACAAATACGATAATGTGGGGGCCATGGtgtaaaaaaattgagaatgtGGGTCTCTCAAAATTCCTcgtatttaattatataaaaaatcttCGATATctctttcataattttaaaatatccagtcatatgaaataaaataaagttttttatGACAATATAAAATTAGACCGATAACATAAATACTATGAAACAAACACCAAATGAGATATTAAATGGGATAAAGGGTTTTTTTGttccatttttttatatgaaaatattgGTTTAAAGCATTGTATTATGGGTGTTTATGTTGGTAAAGGTGATCCTATAATGATAAATCCTGTCTCCTCTTTGTGTATTTGAGGATGACTTTCAACATAACCTACAAGGACCAACTAGGTAGGAAAAGAGGAGTCTAGGTTTTACAAGGATCTTTAGCATGTCTTTAAATTATTCggtttattaaaataataattacaattatTATGACTATCATGATTATTTATTATCTCATAACAAAACACATGCCTTGAGGCAAATGATACTTTGAAGATATTCATTGCAAATAGGTGAAGGTATATTTTTGGGGGAGGGGTTTCTTTCATTCCTTTGTGCATAATGAATCATCACAAGAATAAGCTCCATTTTCAAACCCTACTTGATTTGTATATCCTAAAAGCCTAAAGTCATCATCTGAAACCCACTATGGATTGTTGATGCTTCACATGAAATCATAAgcaaaatttcattaaaaacaaaCCGTCCGAAAACTCAAAACCATTTAAGACTTTAATCAAATGAGTAACTTCACATGAAATTATAAGctaaatttcattaaaaaaaaaccatccAAAAACTTGAAATTATCCAAGAGTTTAACCTAATGAGaattcgaaaaaaaaaaaaaggattcgAATCTTTAATCCTTAACGTTTATTACTCCGAACATATCTGAAAACATGTATATGTACTTGTGTACACCATGGAAGTAGTTGGCAATGAGTATATGCAGCCAATATAACACAATTTATGGTACTAATAATGCAGATAGCCCCAAGGGGGAAAAGCCAGGAGAAGCAAGAATTGGTGATGCTCACACCCTGTCTTTACCTGTCCAAGCTGgggaaaaaagggaaaaagagggAGGGGGAGGCAGGAGGCAAAGGGGCTGAGGGGGATGAGTGAATGGTGTTGGTCTGATGCTTGAGTTTGCCGTTTCCTAGGGGCAAGCCCACATATGCAGGTTGATTTTGATAAAGTTAAAAGACATAATAAAATGCTCCATAGATAATCACTCACCTTTAGATGGGACATAAAGGCAAGGCGCGGCTCCCATTTTATTCCCTCTTCCCCCCTTCCCCTCTGGATAGTACTcacttgaattttcttttcttctttttttagaGCACACTCCTTTATCCatagttaataaaataatataaaactataCTTCATTACTAAGACTATGCCCTTAGTTAATTACCCATGGTTAAAACCCATTTTAGGGTTGTCTTAGGTTGCATGATTTAGGACTTGAATCCTACACGTGTCCCACGTTAAAAGAGATTTTGtaattaagtatataattaAGGGTTTGTATTTGATGTACTATTAGTGTATAAATTCTATATATTAACTACACACAATCATCTGGCGGTTAAGCAATCATATATTGATATTAACATTGATCaatgcatcaaatataaaatcttaaaataaattgattgattAAGCTTGTTTCAATGGCAAAAAAGGGTCTTGAGTTAGTCAAATGGAAGCCCTTCCACTTTCCTACAATGAGGACTTTATTGTTCAAAAAATGGGTCCATTAGCTTTCCTAGAGGGAAATATTGGTGGGAAAGTTTGGTCACCAGCTCCTTTTTTAGACCAATGAAACAAGAAACCATTGACTCCCAATACATGAACATGATTGAGAGACAAAAAATAcacaaagaaagagagattttaaAGAGATATGGGAAAAAAATTGTCTACATTGGAGGgttctaaaaatttttgtagTCTATTCTCACTAAGAAAAAATATGCACatgccaaaaaaaaaggaaagaaaattccTTTCAAGTCAAAAACGAGCTCCATGAGTTAAAACTTAATGTGTTCGTTTTCCATTGTTTGTCAAAAAAGGCATGCTGATTTCCCTTTCCCACAGTTAGCCcccaaaaaaattcaactaaaaaaacataaattggCTCAAATTTTCTTATTGAAAATCAAAGCCTAAGTACCAACAATCTATTTTCAACATATAAAAACTTAGTTATTTAGGCAATATGTTTGGAATTTACCCATATTATTCTAAAATCTTTGTTTATATTCCATGCCCCGATATCAAACATACGACTCTCTtcgtctttttttttctttgtccatctttgttttttacagaaattaagataaaaacatTGAATTTGATATAAAGCAAAGGGAGTAAACAATTTCTTGATTCTGTACCAAAACGTTGATCTCACCGGGTGGACTTGGAAAAAGAGACTAATCTTTGCTGCCAAGGATTATTCCACCAACAaaagagaataacaaaaacaagACAATGGGAGTAGATATATTTGTAGgccaataaaaacaaaaatcttttttcCAATTTCCAAGTGAAAGTTAAAAGGATGCTACCTAAAATCATGTTACAATGACtttgtaattaaaaattaaaaggaagaaaaaagaacattGTCTTGGTCGAGATTATTGGGCATTTGACTGTTTAGACAGAGAAGAGCCCTCTGCATGTTTTGCCATATGAttgggaaaagaaaatattgttAAACAAAGGGCCATGGCATCTTTAATTAGAGTAAACAAATCCAACTATATTCAACAGCTTCTGACCTTGGGGTCGATTTTAATAGTGCTTTAAATGTTTACACTTGGCATGCTTTCTGGATTAAACTATTTGGGTTATGGTTAAAAAGATGGGACAACACTGGTTTCCAGTTACCCAGCATGGAAAACACATTGCCATCGCCATCCATGTGTTTCTAAGTTTTCTCTCTTAGTATGAAAGTATTGTTAATATGCTCTGCAGTTACTATGAAAAtctatattgaaaaatatgttCACAAATTGCAATAGCAAAGCCAAAACAGAGAATCCCCTTAAACCCTTCAAACTGATATGTCAAATCAAGGTCCAAAAAGTAAAAGATCAATAAACAGATGTAAAATTTTGGGTTCTTACAGTTTTCTAAGGGAAACGTATTCATGTGAAAGTTTTTTCTTCCCAAATTTATTCTCGGTGAAGCAAAGCGACCAAAAGACAAGGAGATGTGGTTAAAATGGTTAACACTTGGGTAAAAAGAGAACATGGAGGAAGCGGctggcttttcttttttcttttttttttctacccCCGCTTTTGGCGCTGATATCTGATTCTTCACGCTAGTTGGTGCATGGTTTTAGGATGAGAAACACAGTCATGGACTGAGTACAAAAAGACTGACTGAGTCCCCCTCTAAACTCTTAAGAATTGCATATAGATATCGGCCAATTGGTAGGCTTTTGGCCTTTTGTGCTTTTGTCCAACCTCCAGTTAGAAAAAAGCAACAGAAAGAGAGAGTGAGAGacacagaaaaagaaaatagtatACAGCTGCTGTTTGCTGTTCCTGTTGCTGCTTGCTGCCTTCTTATAAGACTTGGAAGAACCACTCCAAAACCCCACCTTTGATTatcctccctctctctctctcactcaTTCTCACACTTGAACAgcaaaaaaagaggaaaacaaATCACTTTCAAGTTCAGTTTAGATCAGTTCTTTAGAGTCTTCCAACTCTGAGAGCATGGAGAGTCAGAGAGGTCAATTCTTTAGCTGGGCTTACTTCTGTCAGGGAAAGGTAAGACacatttctttgtttcttctcTTTGAGTGGTTTAGGAGTTTGCTTTGGTTTTGTTTgaccttttcttctttggctTGGTTATGCAAAATGGGGGCCTTTTTTGGGCTAAATTGTTAATTGGATGTTTTTTGATTATGCAGACAATGGAAGAGCTTAGGCATTCTCTTTTGTATACTACTCTTGAGCTGGAACAGACAAGGTTGGCAGTTCAGGAGGAGCTGAGAAAGAGGGATGATCAGTTAATTCAACTAAAAGAGTTGCTGAGCAAGGCAATGAGGGAGAGGGATGAAGCACAGGAGAAATGTCAAAGACTTTTCCTTGAGAAGCTCCTGCTTCACCAACAGCaacagcaacaacaacaacagcaAGTTGCTCCTCTATCTGGAGTTTCTAGCATTGAAGATGAGCCCAGAAGAGGAATTGACTCCAACAATGGCTTCTCATCATCTGATTGTGAGGAAAGCATTGTTTCATCTCCTGTTCTCGACCCAATTCAACAACCCCAACTGCCACCAGCACCACCACAGGCGCCAACACCACCTCAATCCATGCCACAAGCGACCATCGAGCTGGTCCCTGAAAAGCCATTACCTGAAAAGGGAAAGCTTTTGCAGGCAGTGATGAAAGCTGGTCCACTCTTGCAAACCCTTCTTTTAGCTGGACCACTGCCTCAATGGAGACACCCACCACCACCACTCGAGTCCTTCGAGATCCCACCTGTGACCATCCCttcaccaccaccaccaccccCACAACTCCTCCACCAAGACTCCTTGATCAGCATTAACGGTTGCAACACCCTAAACACCTGTGGTAAAGTTAACAGGAAAAGGGGTCTTTATGATGCCTCTGATTCTCCTGCAGAGACCAAGTACCAAAGATTACTTCTCCATTGACTGCCACTACCAACAAGAGTAGTCTACATAGTATTAATTTccataaaaattttactaccatttttaaaacttattgTAGGTTAGTGAGGGTGAAATTGCAGGGTGGAAAATCAGCCTATCAGGGTATAGTGACTGATCTTTTAGCATTTTTGTACAGAGGTTTGCTTTAGAGAAGCAACTACCCAACTTCCCAGTTAACTCTATGGAGAGAGTCACAGAGAGAGCTTTTGTTTCTTGGCTTTTTGCCAATGTTTTCCGGTGAAGATTTTTGTCTTTATTCCCCACCCTCTCTCTCctaccccccccccccccctttttttttctccatttcttcaaatttgGTTTTTGCTCCATGATGTGAAAGGGAGCTTTGATTtctccaaaaacaaaaaaaaaaaaaactgctgTGGCATGTAAAAATTTAGTATAACTTTAGCTTTCTATTAGCCTACCAAGGTGTGTGTGCTGCTTTGTAAGTGTGGACTGTTTGAGGAATTGAGAGATTACATTAAAATTATGGAAGATCTTTTAAAGCAAGAATGGGTGTGGAGTTGTTGAAATGGGGGAGATGGGTATGGCCAACAACCAAGAAGGTCTAAGAGGCTTTGCTTGTCGGATCAGTGGATCCCACAAATCGGAATCAGGATCTGCTACTGGTGTGATGTATGATTATTTTTACTCCTTTTTCGGTTGAGGGAAAGtatgattattatttatttgtaaGTCTAATCTTATGTTTCTCGGAATCATTTTTTCCCTCTTCTCTTGTTTAATGGTAATATACTACTAATATTCCTTAAAGCTTCTTTCAATCCATCTGCTCCCACTCAACTTGTTTATTGTTTTACTGTCTAGGGATGTAATTGAGTTGGTTTTACATGAATATTCACAGATACCTAACCCgataatatattatttggaTATCCTATATTTCAGTTTGAGATAGGCtcaagtaaaaattttaatatccGTCTCAGGTTTTTGGATAGTTTTCGAGTATCACCCTTGTTTCCGTCTATATGGGAAACAATTCCCATTCGCTCCTTTTGCTTCTTGCATCTTTTGTCAATGTCAAAGCACAAATGGAAAGAAGAGCTATGACAAAGTCTAGTTCACATTGTCATAATTGCTGCATGAGCCACGGGCTGGTTTCTAGTGTGTTCCAAGAAACACATACAGAATTAAGAGAAAATCTACATTAACCCAGCAAGTTTTTGGAAGCAGACTTGCCCTTTCTTTTATCTGTTACGTCATTGACAAGGGCTAAACCATGGGTCAAGCCCACTAACGCAAGTTCAGGGATCAAGACAATGACATAATGTCGCTTTTCCTTAATAGACCCAAACTGTGAAAGTATAAACATGGTTAGAAGATTGAGGACTAACATTGTTTCCAGGCTCAGCCAGGATGTCAATCGCGCAAGGAAACTGGAAATTCCGTGGTAGTCAAGCAAGCAAAGCAAGAGGGGAGCAGCAGCCATGATCTTTTCCAGGCAATTTCTAATAGAAAGGAAGAATTGCAGCAGCCAAGTGCAGTTTGTGTGAGACTTTGATTGAAATGTTAGGCAGCAAATGGGAAAATACCTGTATATTCCAGAGAATTGTCCAGTCCACACGGCAGTGCCGTAGAAATGAACATGCTAGCATGCTATACTTGACTGAAGACTCGTTCCTACTATAAAACAGATGCCTCTGCTTCTAGGTCCTCCACTTATAGAGGctttaaaaattatcacaGCTCagaaataagaagaaaaagaacaaattttAGTTCTAGAACTTCTGAACTCCGTTAGTTTTGGGTCAAGAGAGGTTTCTAGAGACTGTTGATTCCCACTGAAAAGGGCAATTATACCAGGCCATACACATGGAAAGCCAGGCTTAATACAGGGCAGGCATGGTCTACCTCTGAAGAATTAGTGGTTCCTTGCTAAACATTTTCCCCTTAAGAATACAAtgaacatgatttttaaaaataatatatctaaTACAATGAACATGATAAAACACAAATTCAAAAGCAATACTAATCAACAATCACAAAAGCATTCcatgattttcaaaaatataggTGGCAATTTGCATGACAGATTTGAAAGGTTTTAGcttaaagaaaattgattaaCAAATTAGCCCATCTAGCGAGAAAAAGAATGTTAGTATTTACATTGCAAAGTTTAGAAATTGAAGATCCCCTTCACATTTGAAATTAATGATATCCGTAACTTCCAGCCTTGTGTGAATAAACTTACCTAGGGAGGGAAACATTCAGAATGTAACATCCAAGAGGCATAGAACTTCACAAGGAGAAACATATCAGAAATCCTCAATCATCATCACCGTCATCTTCATTGTTAGCTTGATTGTGTTTTTGAGCATTGTACATCTCAGCAACCTGCAAATATTCAAGAATAGCAATTATGCAAAAAGGAAATAACTCAAATAAGTGAGGcttctatatatatacatattacTTCTCATATCACATGAataatttgtttctattcatTTTTCCAGTATGCAGCAGATCATGGAAGAGCTCTATAGAACATTTTGTCCATAAATCACATGAATATATTATCAGACAACTTATTTGTTCTTCACCTGCTCAGATGATGAAGCTTGCTCTGGAGCCTTATCTTCTCGAACACGAACTAAACGAGGAAATCGGAGAGATATGCCCTTTTACCAAGAAGAACAAGGAATAAGAGTTCATTTTCTACACACTGAGATTAGCTTTGAGAAAAACAACAGTTGCGAGATCCCCACTAATAAGTCACCCTCAGAAATGTTCACACAATAAATTCAtggaataaaagaaaacaggaaatgatagaaaagaaaaaaaagaagaaatgaaactGTAAGGCTTCAACATGTGAAATTTTGTACCACCTTATCAGGATCCACAATCCCAATTGCTGCACGATGAACAGGGCTAATGGTCAAGTCTGCAGCTTTTACCTCCCAAACCTCcaagaaattaaacaaaaacaacTTGAACAAACAGCTGAAAACATGACTAGCAATAGCAGAAATTGTATCTAATCGGTATTTAATGAATGCAAAGGGATACGAGCAAACAAGGACATTATAACAATAGCTATAGGAACCTAGAACTGAGATTTCaattcttaatttatttaggaTTCAACAAATGGCTTGCAATTCTTGTAAGCGCACAATAATTAACTACATTAAGTCCACAGGAACTATTTGAATTCTTTGATGTGATGCCAAAACTACTGATAAATTTTACAGGAATATTCAGTAACATAGATTTCAACAAATGGAAGCAAGTAGACAGAATGAGAAGAGCATTTATAACAGTTGCCACAAATTCAGTTACTAATTACTTCAAATGACAAGAAGAAATAGACAGCAGACATAGTCATATAGCGTGAATGGAGAACATGGAGTAaaaaatgtgacaaaatatAACACAAGCATGCATTACACAAAAGAATGctgaaaaaggagaaaatttaCCAATCCCATTGAGAGGCTTCAAATACAAATAGAAGGCAAAGAAACTAATATTAGTTCAGACCATGATCTTAGCAAGTTGATTGCCCCAGTCAAGAGAACTGAAAATTCATTGTCACCGTTTGTATCACAGGACCTAAAACCAAATAGTTTTCCCCATCAAATTGCAGGGTTGGGGCCCACACTTCCCACCCCATCCTATTATGGAATACTCGAGTGCCCTTCTAACTAAGAGCTGTGGCAAGCTCACAACTAAACCATTCCTTACCTGATTATATGTACCATACAAGGATACTCCTTCCAGTAAGTACATTTGTCCACTTCAAAAACATAGACATTATAGTACTTGCAACTAACAAATTCACACACACCCAAAGATACTTTTATGAAAGAAGTGGGGGCAATTTTACCTCAGTAGCCTCAAACCATACATCTGGTTTCATCATCTCTCCATAACGATAGTATGACTGTAATCAACAAGAACATTAAAATTTGGATGTTAATCATAAATAAACCTATTTGCTCACAATTTCCTTTCTTCCAACAGAAAATGATATCAAGAGACAAACCTTTGGTTCAGGAATCACTTTAGAGCGGAGACTGGCAGAACGTTCTTCAAGCTCTGATTCAGTAAATCCCGTGCCTATTGAAcataaaagagagaaagaaaagagaggggGGCTCAGTGTACGGTCAGCTGGAAAGACAAGCAATGTGTTGAACAGTAGCCATTCAATTTCACTCACCTATTTTACAGATACTCTGGAATTCTTCATTCCTGTCATCATAACATGCCAAGAGAAATGCACCATAGAAGCCTAAGAATAAACATTATTGTGGCATCAGCACAAATCAGACATCAATTAAGGACAGAATCGCCTAAGCACTAAGTTGAGAACTGAAACAATCAACAGAGATTAAACTCTACATGAGCTCTCATCATCTGATAGGTTAAATTAACAGAAAAAGTTCTTACCAGTCCGTTTCCCACGGCCATGGAAAGCAGCAATAGGAACTAGATCTAATGTGTCTCCAATACTGTATGgaacaacaaaataaaaagttaaacaTGACCAATATAGCACCTCATCATAATTTGCACAGAGAGGTAAACATTTCATACAAATTACCTTTCCATGtagtctttcttcaattttagcCAGTTGAGTGACCGCTTTGATGGCTCATATGTAGCATCTCTATCCAATGTTTTGATAATTAAGCCCTCACAACTGCAAACAAAGACTAATTTGCATCATCAAAATACAAAGTACTttgaggaaaaaataaaattatttcccTTATTTTGTTTACTCTACTCTTTCAGCCCACGCTAGTTGTCCGCTAAAAGTTGCTGGAAGAATTAAACAAATACCTTAAAGAAACAGCAGAATCAAGAAATGCTTGTATTTCCTCAAGTTCATTTGATGTTAAGGCTGTTGCAAACTGATAAAACCCAGCCTCTTCTTCAAATGAGTCATAAAGCCTCTGCAAAGAGCAAACGTAACAAGTCCCCAGTGAACCAAATTAGGCATAGCATATGCAGTGAACAAGATAAACAGTTACTCAACACAAATAACATCCCAAATTAATTACTTAACCATGCAGGCCAATAGCATCTCCTTATAATCAACATAACATAAAATCTTTACAGTGGATTTTTATTGATACCAATACTACAGACATTTtgcaatttgagatataaaaaattatataagctGCATATCAAAGATATACATTGTAAGTACACAATCACTTAATAACTCatgacaaaaacaaattttattatcaaaaaGTCCAGAACCATTTGTCACAGTAAAAGGCATACCTCCTTACGAACTTTCAGTTGTTCCTGAAGAAGTGGTTGCCCATTAAGATACAAGATGTCAAAAGCAAATATGCACACATCAACTTTGATGTCACTCACTACCACATTTTTGCGAGCTCTTGTACTAAGGATCTGTATAAAACAACTCAAAGAACATGCTGCAACAATCAACTTAAGAAAACACAGAATCAAACTACTTGGGTACACGTCTTCCATAACATCCAAAAAGGGAATCTGTCAATGATTAACCATGACAAAATATGGCCATTTTACaatacaaaacaaataaaacattcccagaAATTTAATAGTACAGAGAAGGAATCCAAAATTTTAGATAGTAACTGAGattgaagaaaatttaaaatattaatcagATCTTTAGTTTCTAAACTAAAGACTAGCTAGAATTCAGTAAATAAATAAGGTAGCTGGATGAAAAACTTGCCAATTCGGACACCTCATGAGTTCTCAAAATTTAATTCCTCATGTGTTACACTTTATGTAGTTAACCATACAGAATAAGCCAAGGTTGTACTGGCAAGCCTTACTGCATGTGTTGCACTGTCTTACTGCATGCAAGGCTTGCTTGTAAGtagtattgatacattattCTCCCATTTGTAATCTCCATGTTTCTCATATAACGTTTTTTTTACTTTGTGCAAATTTAATGCAACAAATGTTTTCCTCTTTGTTTATACAAGATATGTTTTGATTGTCAAAGGATAAGCCAACTAATACATAAAGAATGGCATTTCCAGAGACAAACAAATTTCTACACAAAATAGAACCTAGCATTGCACTCATAAATTTTAAAGCATAACATGATTTGCAACAAATTACCTGAAAGggtaaaattttcttttgaaccCGATCATAAGCAACAAGTTCACAATCCAAAACAAATGATTTTACAGAGGACTTCTTGAATCTACACAAGAAAgtaaattttatcaataacTAAACCAGCATATGCAGAAGCGATAGCGCCTATGTTTTAAAACCCAATGGCCAcctttcaaatataaaaacataatggCTGAACCTCTTAAAAGGGTTTAAAAGTGTTGTTAGCAAGCAACAAGCACCCACAAGAAAGACTTTAAGGGATTATAAACGTACAGCAAATGCATGCCTAAAATCTCGGCATCTCTATCATCCAGCTCCTTAAAGGAACTCTGTAGCATGTAATGCCaatatctaatttttcatatataacTCAAACCAACTCATGGAGTTTCAGTGAGGTGTTCTCCAGATAATTCTATCGAGCCATTATTTTTACAAAGATCAGGAACAAGACTTAGATTAGTAGACAACAATGAAAGAAAAGGGGGAACCACTGAACACTAATATATAAGTGTTGGAACACTGTCTAACACCACCTTAACAACAACAGAGGATATAAATGCCTATGACTATGACTATTACTACAACTTCTGATGCCAACATGTTTGAACAGTCATGCCAGGATAAAAGATGAAGAAACTTAAATGGTGAGCACTAAAATATCATGTGGTAATATCTACATCTCAGATaactataaatttatttgacaTGCATTGTAAGAAAAATCTCTGAAGAGAAGTTTTTGACCAGCATACATTCTATGGGTGGGGGGAACAAAGAAACCTTTATTCAACACACAAACACAtacacaaaataaataaaccatATCAACACAACAAGTtaccataataaaaaaagtctACCTAGAAATGGCAGCTACAACGTCTGGAAACTTTCCAGTGTTCCGCTCAGCATTTCGACTGTATATCTCAACTATACCATTCTCCATATAATGTATCTACAAAAAGCAGGTTGATTTTTTTAGTTGTCACATAGTATTGGTACTaacagaaacaaaagaaacctGTAGCAGCACACTAAATTCTATTACCTGTGCACGTTCTCCATCATATTTATATTCACATATAAAGTCAATATCCTGgaatttatttacaatttcTGCAACCCCTTTGGTTGGTTTTGCTAGCATAGGTCCCACAGGGACACCCAGTGTAAAGCTACAAGTCTTTGAAAGATTCCATATACCACCAGTCAGAAGAGCAGGCACTACTTTATCATAGACTGGAAGGA from Theobroma cacao cultivar B97-61/B2 chromosome 9, Criollo_cocoa_genome_V2, whole genome shotgun sequence harbors:
- the LOC18590965 gene encoding arp2/3 complex-activating protein rickA, with translation MESQRGQFFSWAYFCQGKTMEELRHSLLYTTLELEQTRLAVQEELRKRDDQLIQLKELLSKAMRERDEAQEKCQRLFLEKLLLHQQQQQQQQQQVAPLSGVSSIEDEPRRGIDSNNGFSSSDCEESIVSSPVLDPIQQPQLPPAPPQAPTPPQSMPQATIELVPEKPLPEKGKLLQAVMKAGPLLQTLLLAGPLPQWRHPPPPLESFEIPPVTIPSPPPPPPQLLHQDSLISINGCNTLNTCGKVNRKRGLYDASDSPAETKYQRLLLH
- the LOC18590967 gene encoding DNA ligase 1 isoform X1; this translates as MLTFRPCHLLRHTCLSRPLNLRFPPSSSHFLPSKPSFFRPPPLFLSPLNPYSNMSSRPSAFDALMSNARRLAAKKNSSSSSPTKKRKSLDSSPSKTQSPNSTKTQDSTEVKPDQESDINGIEKPIEDSPKANADETQKPPDSKKMKVVSVSERNAELKGKIGSLKKKPADFDPKMVACWEKGERVPFLFLSLSFDLISNETGRIVITDIVCNMLRTVIDTTPDDLVAAVYLAANKVAPAHEGLELGIGDASIIKALAEACGRTESQVKSQYKDKGDLGLVAQASRSSQSMMRKPDPLTVVKVFDTFRLIAKESGKDSQEKKKNRIKALLVAATDCEPQYLIRLLQTKLRIGFSEQTLLAALGQAAVYNEQHSKPPPNIQSPLEEAAKIVKQVFSILPVYDKVVPALLTGGIWNLSKTCSFTLGVPVGPMLAKPTKGVAEIVNKFQDIDFICEYKYDGERAQIHYMENGIVEIYSRNAERNTGKFPDVVAAISRFKKSSVKSFVLDCELVAYDRVQKKILPFQILSTRARKNVVVSDIKVDVCIFAFDILYLNGQPLLQEQLKVRKERLYDSFEEEAGFYQFATALTSNELEEIQAFLDSAVSLSCEGLIIKTLDRDATYEPSKRSLNWLKLKKDYMESIGDTLDLVPIAAFHGRGKRTGFYGAFLLACYDDRNEEFQSICKIGTGFTESELEERSASLRSKVIPEPKSYYRYGEMMKPDVWFEATEVWEVKAADLTISPVHRAAIGIVDPDKGISLRFPRLVRVREDKAPEQASSSEQVAEMYNAQKHNQANNEDDGDDD